The DNA sequence CTGATCAAACATATCAAACTTTTCTCCCTTTTCTAAAGCATTCACCATTCCCCCTTTTCTAAAGGGGGATTATGTTATTCTTCACCGTTTCCACATTTTAGTTTGATGCATATAGGGTAACCAACCCTAAAGGGTTGCCCTACGGAATTGAAATTCCTCAACAGTAAACCAGGATATATTATAATTCTCATAAAGGTATCTAAGATTTGATTCTAATTTGCAACATGCTTGCCAGAAAGATTTTCAAAGTAAAGATTTATAATAAGAATAGATATGATAATAACTCTTTATGATAAAGCATGTTATAGGAGATTTATGGCAGATTTTTTCTTCATATTTTACCGCATCAAATAGCGGTTGCTTTTTATTCCTGTATGTTGACGCATACAATTCTTGAATAGTATATTTAAGTAATTACAATACCAGCCTGTTATGATATATTTTATATGTTTGTAAAAGCATACTATGAATAGGTAATTCCATGCATTTGCTAGTTCTCAGGCCCTATAATTAGGAACATACAAACATAAGGAATGATACACGGACAAACCGTTCCTGCTTGATGCCTGCGCAGGGATAAGGTTTGCCCGTGTCACTCCGTTGGATATGTGTCTTCAGCCCATCGATCTGGCAATGTATCCTTCTCTGTTTCAGTTTTATGTACGATGGGTTACCGTACCAGCCATTTGCTTACAGATGTCTGCACAACGCCTACATGCCTCGGCGCATTCTTTCATTATCATATCATCAAATTTCTCACAATCCCTGGCACATTCATTACAAATATCTGCACATACATCGCATACCCATCCATGTCGTTCTGAATTTCGAAGCATGAATGCTGCACTGGTTTGACAGATTTCTGCGCAATCCGCCAGGAGATTGATATGGTTTGCTTCGGCATGTTTTCCCCCTTTCTGTAAGCAATATGATAGCGTTGTCTTACATATCTGGTAACAATCTAAACACTCTTTAATACACTGCTGTAAATCCTGAGGTAGTTGCTTTGTTGTTGTATAAGCCATAATGAGTTCCTTTCTATCCTTAAAAAAAATTACAATGTGTTTAGTGCACAAACTAAACAATGAGTAAATACCCCTGGAATCCTTTTCATGAATGGGACTGGCCAGGGGATTTATCTCTTGATAATTGTTATGTATTTCAATCTTATATTACACGTTATTTCTCTTTTTATCAGAAGAGTCTTTCAATTTGCTGCTGCTCTCATGATCATATAATAAGAGGGTCTCAATATGCTTCCGAAGTGCTGAAATTTCCTCTCGTAATACCTGTATAGCAGCAGCATCGGTACTTTCTTTATCATCATTGGGTGTCATTTTTCCTTTGTCTTGTCCGATAAAGTAGCTGGCGATTGTTGCGGTGATGTAACCGAAGATGGCAAATGCGTACAAGGACAATAGCCATCCAAGGAAACGGCCCTCTGCGGTCTTCGGCCAGTACTCAGAGCCCATAGTAGTCATGATCATTGCAGTCCACCATAAGGCGTCGCCATAATTATGCAAACCTGATCCTGCCTCTGCGAATTTCACAAACCCGGCTTCCCGTAGTGCATCAGGGCTCTCAAACCGGACCATTGCTGCTGCGCTGGCAAACGTAATAATGGTGGTTAGCGCTATGAGATAGCCAACTCCATGCCGTCCCATGATATGGGCAACGGTATATACGGTACGGTTAAGTGATGTCAGAAGTCGTAAAAGACCCAAGGTACGGGCAATGTGCGTTGCTCTGAAAAATCGGATAATCTGAAAAATCCGAAATACCCGTAAAGCAGGTATAACTAATGAGCTGGCTGTTAGCCAGTTCTTCTGAAGATAGCGTAACTTATTGGGCGCAATAGTAATTTCAATGAGAAAATCGAGGACGAAGAGTGCCCAGATGGCGTAATTCAGCATTTGAAGCGGTTCGTTTAGTCCTCTGATAAAATCAAATATAAGTAAACCAAGCCAGACAAAAGAGAGTATAATCATCGGTTTATCAGTAAGGGTATTGATTTGTTCGAGTAGCCTACTGCGGCTATTTTTCAACTTATGATGATTTTTATCTCCCAGGTTCGGCATGTTTCCTCTGTGTTTCATAAGTAAAATATCAACAAGGAGCCCGTATGGTTCAGGTCTATTTACAGGCAGAATGCACAAGGATATAAATCCAGCTTCCTATGATAGGTATTTGTACCAGTGTATCTAAAAGATATATTGGCGCAATCCGTTTCTTCATTACGTATATACTGTCAATCGCCGTGAGTCCAACAGCGCTTCCAAGCGCAAGCATAAGAATCTCATAGGTTATATTTTGTCGCACTCCGGCAAAGATTAATACTATGCCAATAACAAGTATAAGAACTCCAACCGTATTAACGAGCCAATGATCAGTTTTAGGACCGGTTACCATCTGAAATGTTCTCATACTTATGAGTGGCCAAATGCCAGTAATGAGGTAATATACTCCCTGAACAAGTGAGAGATACATCATGAAACTTGTTGTAGTAACCATGGTAGTAATCCTTATAAAAGAAAAAGGCAACTCTTAAGAGTTGCCTTTTGTAAAAGGCTTTCAGTTCTATTCAATATACATACTACCTTCTGCTACCTTCTGCTTTATTGTACTCCTTATCTGCCACCGCCTGCGCCGCCACCTGTTCCACCACCACTTGTCCCACCGGGTGATCCACCGCCTGTACCACCACTAGAACCGCCGCTTTTGCCACCGGTTGTTCCTCTATCTGTTCCGGATGCTCCGCTACCCGTATCTCCTGATGTTCCTCTCTCTGTTCCTGTTGTATCACCAGTTGCTCCAGGTCTTTCTGGAGTAGTTCTTCCAGGGTCTTTCATGCCGGGGCCGGGAATTCCAGGCACTCCGACATCCTGGCCAGTCTCTCTACCCTCGCCTATCGTTTCATCCCCCGTTATTCCTCTATCTGTACCGCGATCCGTTCTCGTGGTACTACCACTTCTTTCCTCTTCATGAGTCGCCATTGCAGAATGAATAAACAGGGGAGTGCTTACCATACCAACACCAAAAATCAATGTACCAACAGCAAAGCTATAGCTCAGTCTTTTTATCATAGTTCCTTTTTCCTCCTTGTAGTTAGGGAACTGAAATCTTACTCCTAAGAACATTCTCAGAAAAGTCAGATTTTTTACTCCATGTTGTATAGGAATTTCCATTCTGTAGTAGGGCAACCCTTTAGGGTTGCTATCCCCATGCACATATTCTGTGACAGGGAAGCAAGGCTAAAGCCTTGCCCTACATTTTTTACCTAATTTGCCGAAGGTCTCATTTGACCTTTAGGTGTTAATCAAAGCCAAGTGTTTCCTTTGCTTTTTCAATAAGGCCTTCATCATCGTCATCATCCATAACAGCCTCATCCGGGTCGGCAGTTTCTTCTCCGTTATTTGTATCGAATTGTAATTCCTCTGCGAGGGGCGCTGATTTTCCTTCTATCGCAGCTGTTGCCTGCTCGGTATAAACCTTTCGTGCTTCATCGACGTTCCGCTCTCCTTTGACAATATCATCTGCAAGGTTCAATGCCAGGATATTCATCTCTTCTCTTTCACATTGCGAAGTAAGTTCTCCCCTCGTTCTATTAACAACGAGGCTTCCATTGTATCGGACAAGCTCGTCAGCCTTATCGGCTGGCACCTGATAATTGATGGTTTGGATAAGTACATCCTCGTGTTCTGCAGGAAAACTATGTGGTATTTTCTTGTTTATTACCTCTGTTCTTTTCCAGGGGCCGTTATTATGCCAGATAATACGAGTTTGTGTTACTTCATCGGGTTTTCCATATTTATCAATGAGTCTGCCGGCGACCTTCCGTGATTCCTCATTCCACCTAGAAATAACCCGCTCAGTCGTTGATTTATCAGGAGCTGTCCCTTTCAGTCGTTCTCTTTCTCTACCACCATTCATTAATTCCTCGATCTCTTTATCCTTATACTTTTGCATGGCAGTTTTATCCATAGTTGACATATCGCGGTCGGCTGTTTGTTTTGTTTTTGTATCGAATTGTAATTCCTCTGCGAGGGGTGCTGATTTTCCCTCCATCACAGCCGTTACCTGCTCAGCATACGTATTTCGTGCCTCATCGACATTCCGCTCTCCTTTGATAATATCGTCTGCAAGGTTCAATGCCAGGATGTTCATCTCTTCTCTCTCACATTGTGAAGCAAGTTCTCCCCTTGTTCTGTCGGCCATAATACTTCCATTATATTGAACAAGCTCATCAACCTTGTTTGCTGGCACCTGATAATTGATGGTTTGGATAAGTATATCTTCATGTTCTGCAGGAAAGTTATGCGGTATTTCCTT is a window from the Candidatus Jettenia sp. genome containing:
- a CDS encoding four-helix bundle copper-binding protein; the encoded protein is MAYTTTKQLPQDLQQCIKECLDCYQICKTTLSYCLQKGGKHAEANHINLLADCAEICQTSAAFMLRNSERHGWVCDVCADICNECARDCEKFDDMIMKECAEACRRCADICKQMAGTVTHRT
- a CDS encoding ion transporter — its product is MPNLGDKNHHKLKNSRSRLLEQINTLTDKPMIILSFVWLGLLIFDFIRGLNEPLQMLNYAIWALFVLDFLIEITIAPNKLRYLQKNWLTASSLVIPALRVFRIFQIIRFFRATHIARTLGLLRLLTSLNRTVYTVAHIMGRHGVGYLIALTTIITFASAAAMVRFESPDALREAGFVKFAEAGSGLHNYGDALWWTAMIMTTMGSEYWPKTAEGRFLGWLLSLYAFAIFGYITATIASYFIGQDKGKMTPNDDKESTDAAAIQVLREEISALRKHIETLLLYDHESSSKLKDSSDKKRNNV